One region of Primulina tabacum isolate GXHZ01 chromosome 1, ASM2559414v2, whole genome shotgun sequence genomic DNA includes:
- the LOC142540517 gene encoding uncharacterized protein LOC142540517, producing the protein MEKGANNSSGFCGSDKKSSFATDVCLMKLQGTELSFPSKICIHEKSNLHHFSDFVGDDGGGGGRSTCGGGLGPSGGGANEVVANIYLDNVSTSGGCAEKITSTSLQPFEVFPYCSTTRNISTGVMAASVRFPFTFSQWKELERQAMIYKYMIASVPVPADLLFPLSRNFPDSCVTLAGGDGMYSASYSKKGDPEPGRCKRTDGKKWRCSRDVAPQQKYCERHLHRGRPRSRKPVEVKNNAETQKKARLEQSPLPTTVKASSDASQQFATAYQPHFLYNTTSDISVSTPSSKGNNRDMNLMIESGMATLEGTQLQLQHLMEAHVGVTNESSPIYNFHQDYPEQQLLNLLPYSNLSATEIEAPSRFIDAWSTDNLNRENVMDRERRNVVAGSDVKDFDGRQTKDDSGNSSPASWEPFARGGPLAEALQLGSLAIGESNPASPYRSISTPATTTISSPSGVNYRTLFSNSDSSVCNSPTLAAPPSEVAFHWLN; encoded by the exons ATGGAAAAAGGAGCTAATAATAGTAGTGGGTTTTGCGGTTCAGACAAGAAATCATCATTCGCCACTGATGTTTGTTTGATGAAGCTACAGGGTACCGAACTATCATTCCCATCCAAGATTTGCATTCATGAAAAAAGTAATCTCCACCATTTTAGTGACTTTGTTGGTGATGATGGTGGCGGTGGAGGCCGTAGTACCTGTGGTGGAGGTTTGGGGCCCAGTGGCGGCGGAGCTAACGAGGTTGTGGCAAATATATACCTTGACAATGTCTCAACTTCTGGTGGCTGTGCTGAAAAAATAACCAGTACGAGTTTGCAGCCTTTTGAAGTTTTTCCTTATTGTTCTACCACCCGCAACATAAGCACAG GAGTGATGGCGGCGAGTGTGCGATTTCCTTTTACGTTTTCTCAGTGGAAAGAGCTTGAAAGACAAGCTATGATTTATAAGTACATGATAGCATCTGTGCCTGTGCCTGCTGATCTTCTCTTCCCGCTTTCAAGAAATTTTCCGGACTCTTGTGTTACAT TGGCTGGTGGTGATGGTATGTACAGTGCCAGTTATTCTAAAAAAGGAGATCCAGAACCTGGGAGGTGTAAGAGAACGGATGGCAAGAAATGGAGGTGTTCAAGGGATGTGGCGCCCCAGCAGAAGTACTGTGAACGCCACCTTCACAGAGGCCGTCCCCGTTCAAGAAAGCCTGTGGAAGTTAAAAACAATGCTGAAACTCAAAAGAAAGCACGTCTTGAACAAAGCCCACTTCCCACCACAGTTAAAGCCAGTAGTGATGCTTCTCAGCAGTTTGCTACTGCATATCAGCCCCATTTTTTGTACAATACTACAAGTGATATCAGTGTCTCTACACCTTCCTCTAAAGGAAATAATAG GGATATGAACTTGATGATAGAAAGTGGCATGGCTACATTGGAAGGAACTCAGCTGCAATTACAACATTTGATGGAAGCACACGTTGGAGTAACAAATGAAAGCTCCCCCATTTATAATTTTCATCAAGATTATCCAGAGCAGCAGCTATTGAACTTGCTCCCTTATTCAAATTTATCTGCCACAGAAATCGAGGCCCCATCCAGATTCATTGATGCTTGGTCCACTGATAATCTAAACCGCGAAAATGTAATGGATCGAGAAAGGAGAAATGTTGTCGCGGGTAGTGATGTGAAGGATTTTGATGGGCGCCAAACCAAGGATGATTCGGGAAATTCAAGTCCTGCTTCTTGGGAGCCATTTGCCCGTGGAGGGCCGCTTGCCGAGGCCTTGCAACTTGGTTCGCTTGCAATAGGGGAATCGAATCCGGCCTCCCCCTACCGTTCGATCAGCACCCCAGCTACTACTACCATTTCTTCGCCATCCGGAGTTAATTACAGGACATTGTTTTCTAACTCGGATAGCAGTGTCTGCAATAGCCCAACACTTGCAGCTCCCCCTTCAGAAGTTGCATTCCATTGGCTCAATTAG
- the LOC142540523 gene encoding polyadenylate-binding protein-interacting protein 12-like — protein sequence MAVVEEAGVQAMTSSNRDVAQHGDAVDHQQQSTKAAGDSQKSTKPTDQSYHLMQQKISNGHHQLQQHAINSNGVSLETKMNGDADGGEAFKREMRDLEEMLSKLNPMAEEFVPPSLAAFSSGGHHRLVMVPPHVAAAAAGHFGYSANAFLLQQHANPGAPTGNSFRRKRNGYPQGKRRMNTRTSMAQSDDVIRRTVYVSDIDHQVTEEQLAALFINCGQVVDCRVCGDPNSVLRFAFVEFTDEEGARNALSLAGTMLGYYPVRVLPSKTAIAPVNPTLLPRSEDEREMCARTIYCTNIDKKVTQADVKLFFESICGEVHRLRLLGDFHHSTRIAFVEFIMAESAIAALNCSGAVLGSLPIRVSPSKTPVRPRAPRQPIH from the exons ATGGCGGTGGTGGAAGAAGCTGGGGTTCAGGCGATGACATCATCGAATCGGGATGTGGCGCAGCACGGAGACGCTGTGGATCATCAGCAGCAGTCAACGAAAGCCGCCGGTGATTCCCAAAAGTCAACGAAGCCCACCGATCAGAGCTACCATCTGATGCAGCAGAAAATATCCAACGGACATCATCAGCTGCAGCAGCACGCCATCAACTCCAATGGAGTGTCGCTGGAGACGAAAATGAACGGGGATGCTGATGGAGGGGAGGCTTTTAAGAGGGAAATGAGAGATTTAGAGGAAATGCTGTCCAAACTGAACCCGATGGCGGAAGAATTTGTGCCACCATCGCTGGCCGCCTTTAGCAGCGGCGGCCACCATAGGTTGGTGATGGTGCCGCCACATGTTGCTGCGGCGGCTGCAGGGCACTTTGGGTATAGCGCCAACGCCTTTTTATTGCAGCAGCATGCTAACCCGGGAGCTCCGACTGGAAATTCTTTCAGAAGG AAGAGAAATGGCTATCCTCAAGGGAAACGGAGGATGAATACCCGAACAAGCATGGCTCAAAGCGATGACGTGATCAGGAGGACTGTGTATGTATCTGACATTGATCATCAG GTTACTGAAGAGCAACTTGCAGCTCTTTTCATTAATTGTGGTCAG GTGGTGGACTGCCGTGTCTGTGGTGACCCTAATTCGGTTCTCCGTTTTGCGTTTGTCGAATTCACCGATGAAG AAGGGGCTAGAAATGCATTGAGTTTGGCGGGAACTATGCTTGGATATTATCCTGTGAGAGTGCTACCTTCCAAAACTGCAATTGCACCGGTTAATCCGACATTATTACCTAGG TCCGAGGATGAAAGGGAGATGTGTGCTAGAACTATTTACTGTACAAACATCGATAAAAAG GTTACTCAAGCTGATGTCAAACTCTTCTTCGAGTCCATTTGTGGTGAG GTTCATCGATTGAGGTTGCTTGGTGACTTTCATCACTCTACTCGTATAGCTTTCGTGGAGTTTATTATG GCTGAAAGTGCAATCGCTGCTCTTAACTGCAGTGGTGCAGTCCTAGGATCTCTGCCCATAAG GGTAAGCCCATCGAAGACCCCCGTACGACCTCGTGCGCCACGCCAGCCCATTCACTGA